DNA sequence from the Actinomycetes bacterium genome:
GCCGAGGCGCCGGAGGAGGTCCAGGCGCTCGCACCCGGCACGGCCCTGCTCGTCGTGCAGCGGGGGCCCAACGCGGGGTCGCGCTACCTGCTGGACTCCGCTGTCACGAGCGTCGGGCGCCACCCCGACTCCGACATCTTCCTCGACGACGTGACCGTCTCCCGCCGGCATGCCGAGTTCCGCCGGGACGCCTCGGGATTCCGGGTGGTCGACGTCGGCAGCCTGAACGGGACCTATGTCAACCGGCACCGCATCGACGACGTGGTACTCGCGGGCGGGGACGAGGTCCAGGTGGGCAAGTACCGCCTGCTCTTCCTCGCCGGCGTCGAGGCGGGCACATCGTGAGCGCCACCGTTCCCGCCCGGGCCTACATGAGCATCGGGGACGTGCTCGCCCGGCTACGCCCCGACTTCCCCGACGTGACGATCAGCAAGATCCGCTTCCTCGAGTCCGAGGGGCTGGTCGAGCCGCAGCGCACCGCGTCCGGCTATCGGAAGTTCACCCACGAGGACCTGCAGCGGCTGCGGTACGTGCTCGCTGCCCAACGCGACCAGTACCTGCCGCTCAAGGTGATCCGTGAGCACCTGGACGCCATGGACCGCGGCCTGCAACCGCCCGACACCCCCGGCGCACGCCCCCGGGTGCCGGTGTCCCTCGTGGCCGAGGACGGCCTGCCCACCGCCGAAGCGTTCGCCAGGGACCCCTCCGAGCTGCGCCTGTCCCGGCAGGAGCTGCTCGTCGCCGCCGGTGCGAGCGAGCAGCAGCTGAGCGAGCTGGAGAGCTACGGCCTGGTGCACGCGAGGGGCAACCACTACGACGGGGACGCCCTCGCGGTGACGAAGGTCGTCGCGGAGATGGCCGTCTTCGGGCTCGAACCGCGTCACCTTCGCGCCTACCGCGCGGCGGCCGACCGCGAGGTCGGGCTCGTTGAGCAGGTCGTCGCGCCGCTTCGCCGGGGGCGCGGCGCCGACGCGGCCGGGCGTGCCGACGAGGTGCAGCGCGAGCTCGCCGCCCTGTCTGTGCGGCTGCACGCCGCACTCGTCAAGTCGGGTCTTGCCTCGCGGGCGTAGGCTCGCGTCATGCAGGAGCTCGACGTCGTCGGCGTCCGTGTCGAGATGCCGTCCAACAACCCGATCGTGCTGCTCCGCGAGGTGGGCGGCGACCGCTACCTGCCCATCTGGATCGGGACGGGGGAGGCGACGGCCATCGCCAACGCCCAGCACGGCCTGGTCCCGCCCCGGCCGCTGACCCACGACCTGATGCGCGACCTGCTCGAGGCGCTCGGCCAGAAGCTGCTGCAGGTGCGGATCACCTCCCTGGAGGACGGGGTCTACTACGCGGTTCTCGTGCTGAGCGGCGGTGCCGAGGTGAGCGCCCGCCCCTCTGACGCGATCGCCCTGGCCCTGCGCACTGGCTCGCCGATCTTCGGGGCGGAGGAGGTGCTGGCCGAGGCCGGGATCGCCATCCCGGACGACCAGGAGGACGAGGTCGAGAAGTTCCGGGAGTTCCTGGACCAGGTCTCGCCCGAGGACTTCTCCGAGCAACCCTGACCCTCGACCTCCGGTCGAGACTTTCACGGGATCGAGTGGCGTGTCGACGCCACCGGTCGTTGACGCGGGCCGGTGCCCGCCCTAGCGTGACTCGACGGCGAATCCCACGCCTGTCGTTCACCGCCTGTCTGGTTCGGTTGTCTCGGGCAGCAGGTCGGACCCGCTGGACGACGGCGCCGGGGTGGGGTGCGCCGGCTTCCCCACGAGTTCGGAGGTTCCCGTGACGGGAGACCCGCAGGACCCCACGGCACCGGCGCCGGTCGACGAGGGCGCGCGCCTGCGAGCCGGGGAGCAGGGGCTGCTCTTCGACGCCGCCGTCACCACCCTGCCGGCCGACGTGGGCTACCGCGGCCCGACGGCCTGCGCGGCCGCGGGCATCACCTACCGCCAGCTGGACTACTGGGCGCGAACCGGTCTGGTGGAGCCGAGCATCCGCCCGGCGCACGGGTCGGGCACCCAACGGCTGTACTCCTTCACCGACATCCTCGTCCTCAAGATCGTCAAACGGCTGCTGGACACCGGGGTGTCCCTGCAGCAGATCCGCAGCGCCGTCCAGCACCTAAGGGACCGGGGCGTGGCGGACTTGGCGCAGATCACCTTGATGAGCGACGGAGCGAGTGTCTACGAGTGCACCTCGGCCGACGAGGTCATCGATCTCGTCCAGGGCGGGCAGGGCGTCTTCGGCATCGCCGTGGGACGCGTCTGGCGCGAGGTCGAGGGCTCCCTGGCGTCGCTTCCCGGAGAGTCCACCGGGCACGAGGAGCTCACCGCGGAGCACCCGGGCGACGAGCTGGCGGCGCGCCGGCGTACCCGCGCCACCGGCTGACCGGCCGGGCGCCGTCGCGCGGCTTAGACTAAGCGGGCCGACGACCCCGCGCGGGAGAGTCCCCTCACAGCCGGTGAGGGGCGCCGAAGGAGCAACCTCCCCGGAATCTCTCAGGCGAGCAGGACCGGGCGGACGAGGCGCCTCTGGAGCGGGCACGTGACAGAGGGGGAACCTCTCGTGCGCGCCCGCGCGCGGGCCGGACCCGATCCGCCGGAGGCTCCCGTGCCCCTCGACCACATCCCGCTCGCCGACCTCGAGTCAGCGGGCTCCTTCCTGCCCCGACACATCGGTCCCTCGGCCGACGAGCAGGCGAAGATGCTCGCCGCGGTGGGGCGCGGCAGCCTCGAGGAGCTGCTCGACGAGGCGGTCCCCGCCGCCATCCGCGATCGCGGCGCGCTCGAGCTCGCATCGGCCACCGAGGCCGAGGTGGTCAGGGAGCTGCGCGAGCTGGCGTCCCGCAACACCGTGCTCGTCCCGATGATCGGCCTGGGCTACCACGCCACGCTCACCCCACCGGTCATCCGCCGGGGGGTGCTGGAGAACCCCGCCTGGTACACCGCCTACACGCCCTACCAGCCGGAGATCAGCCAGGGGCGGCTGGAGGCTCTCCTCGCCTTCCAGACCATGGTCGAGGACCTCACCGGCCTGCCCACCGCCGGTGCGAGCCTGCTCGACGAGGCCACGGCGGCCGCCGAGGCGATGGCCCTGGCCCGGCGGGTCAGCGCCGTCACCGGCGAGGTCTTCCTCGTCGACGAGGACACCCACCCGCAGACCCTCGCCGTGCTGCGCACCCGCGCGGAGCCTCTCGGCATCCACGTGGTCACCTTCGGCTGCGCGGACGGCCTGCCCGACCACGACGCCTTCGGCCTCCTGCTGTCCTACCCCGGCTCCTCGGGCGAGGTCCGCGACCACACGAGGCTGGTCGAGGACGCGCACGCACGGGGAGCCGTCGTGAGCGTCACGACGGACCTGCTCGCGCTCACCCTCCTGCGGCCGCCGGGGGAGATCGGCGCCGACGTCGTCGTGGGCAGCTCCCAGCGCTTCGGCGTCCCGCTCGGGTACGGCGGCCCGCACGCGGCCTTCATGTCCGTCCGTGCCGGCCTCGAGCGCAACCTGCCGGGCCGGCTGGTCGGGGTGAGCGTCGACGCCGACGGCACCCCGGCGTATCGGCTGGCGCTGCAGACGCGCGAGCAGCACATCCGCCGGGAGAAGGCGACCTCGAACATCTGCACCGCCCAAGTGCTGCTCGCGGTGATCGCGGCGGCGTACGCGGCCTACCACGGGCCGGACGGCCTGCGGATGATCGCCCGGCGCACCCATCGGTACGCGACCCTGCTCGCGGCGGGCCTGCGCGCCGGGGGCCGCACGACGCGCACGCAGCGCTTCTTCGACACCGTTCAGGTCAACGTGCCGGGACGGGCCGCCGAGGTGGTGCGCGCCGCCCGCGAGCTCGGGGTGAACCTGCGTCTGGTGGACGTGGACACCGTGGGGATCTCCACCGACGAGACCACGACCAGGGAGCACGTCGGGGCGGTGTGGGCCGCCTTCGGGGTCACTGCGGCGCTGGACGCGCTCGATGAG
Encoded proteins:
- a CDS encoding bifunctional nuclease family protein, with the translated sequence MQELDVVGVRVEMPSNNPIVLLREVGGDRYLPIWIGTGEATAIANAQHGLVPPRPLTHDLMRDLLEALGQKLLQVRITSLEDGVYYAVLVLSGGAEVSARPSDAIALALRTGSPIFGAEEVLAEAGIAIPDDQEDEVEKFREFLDQVSPEDFSEQP
- a CDS encoding FHA domain-containing protein; translated protein: MASQQPGSPEQGPPEQEPPEPEPRDHTSTLNLGALGPDADVEARLEAEAPEEVQALAPGTALLVVQRGPNAGSRYLLDSAVTSVGRHPDSDIFLDDVTVSRRHAEFRRDASGFRVVDVGSLNGTYVNRHRIDDVVLAGGDEVQVGKYRLLFLAGVEAGTS
- a CDS encoding MerR family transcriptional regulator, producing the protein MRAGEQGLLFDAAVTTLPADVGYRGPTACAAAGITYRQLDYWARTGLVEPSIRPAHGSGTQRLYSFTDILVLKIVKRLLDTGVSLQQIRSAVQHLRDRGVADLAQITLMSDGASVYECTSADEVIDLVQGGQGVFGIAVGRVWREVEGSLASLPGESTGHEELTAEHPGDELAARRRTRATG
- a CDS encoding MerR family transcriptional regulator, coding for MSIGDVLARLRPDFPDVTISKIRFLESEGLVEPQRTASGYRKFTHEDLQRLRYVLAAQRDQYLPLKVIREHLDAMDRGLQPPDTPGARPRVPVSLVAEDGLPTAEAFARDPSELRLSRQELLVAAGASEQQLSELESYGLVHARGNHYDGDALAVTKVVAEMAVFGLEPRHLRAYRAAADREVGLVEQVVAPLRRGRGADAAGRADEVQRELAALSVRLHAALVKSGLASRA